One window of Deltaproteobacteria bacterium genomic DNA carries:
- a CDS encoding cyclase family protein: protein MNYRLIDLSHTFAPKMPVWPGDTDPQFTQKATLDNDGYNGQLIKTSLHVGTHIDAPIHMISGGRRLSEIPVERFCGRGLLIDARGKSEIDLPLLNNVPQGEIMLVCTAWSKKFGVKEYYEKFPQVTKGFAQRLVDLKIKLLGLDTPSPDFDPFEIHKLLLQKEILIIENMTNLESLIRMDDFEIFAFPIKLEADGAPVRVVAKVALP from the coding sequence ATGAACTACAGATTGATCGACCTCTCCCACACCTTTGCCCCCAAAATGCCAGTTTGGCCGGGGGATACCGATCCACAATTTACACAAAAAGCGACACTTGATAATGATGGCTATAACGGTCAACTGATAAAAACCAGCCTTCACGTTGGGACCCATATTGATGCCCCCATCCATATGATTTCGGGTGGGAGAAGACTCTCAGAAATCCCTGTGGAACGATTTTGTGGAAGAGGGTTGCTGATCGACGCACGGGGGAAGTCAGAAATAGATCTCCCCCTTTTAAACAATGTTCCCCAAGGTGAGATCATGCTCGTTTGCACCGCTTGGTCAAAAAAATTTGGTGTAAAGGAATATTATGAAAAATTTCCCCAAGTCACGAAGGGCTTTGCCCAAAGGCTCGTCGATCTTAAAATTAAACTCTTGGGGCTTGACACCCCAAGCCCCGATTTTGATCCATTTGAGATCCACAAGCTCCTCTTGCAAAAAGAGATCCTGATTATCGAAAATATGACAAATTTGGAATCGTTAATCAGAATGGATGATTTTGAAATTTTTGCGTTCCCCATAAAACTTGAGGCAGACGGAGCCCCCGTGAGGGTTGTGGCGAAGGTTGCGCTCCCATAA
- a CDS encoding 3-oxoacyl-ACP reductase FabG, which yields MTNGRLKGRVSIVTGGAQGIGKAICQRLGQEGAQVALLDLKPGPGEAVAKEIRGLFLQTDCTKKSEVDRSIADVIKQFGKIDILVNNIGWALPTFFMEENEDYWDKVIAVNSKTGLLVTQAVLKEMSKQKGGKIVNLSSDAGRVGQMQGVVYSLCKAGVIGFTKALAREVARYQISVNCICPGPTDTQLYEEAINPKVKEVFSQIIPFKRIAKPEEIAAGVAFFCSADADYITGQVLSVSGGLTMGG from the coding sequence ATGACCAATGGGCGACTAAAAGGAAGAGTTTCAATCGTCACCGGCGGGGCCCAGGGGATTGGAAAGGCGATTTGTCAAAGACTTGGCCAGGAGGGGGCCCAGGTCGCCCTCCTCGATCTCAAACCGGGGCCGGGTGAGGCCGTTGCAAAAGAGATCCGTGGTCTGTTCCTCCAAACCGACTGTACCAAGAAGAGTGAAGTGGATCGAAGCATTGCGGACGTTATCAAGCAGTTCGGCAAGATCGATATTCTCGTCAATAACATCGGCTGGGCCCTTCCCACTTTCTTTATGGAAGAGAATGAAGATTACTGGGACAAGGTTATCGCTGTTAATTCCAAGACGGGGCTTCTCGTTACACAAGCCGTTCTTAAAGAGATGTCAAAACAAAAGGGAGGGAAGATCGTCAACCTCTCCTCCGACGCCGGGCGTGTCGGACAGATGCAGGGGGTTGTCTATTCACTTTGCAAGGCCGGGGTGATCGGTTTTACCAAGGCATTAGCGCGTGAAGTGGCCCGTTATCAAATTTCTGTAAATTGCATCTGTCCCGGTCCAACCGACACCCAACTTTATGAAGAGGCGATCAACCCGAAGGTCAAAGAGGTCTTTTCTCAGATCATCCCGTTCAAACGGATCGCAAAACCGGAAGAGATTGCCGCCGGGGTTGCCTTCTTTTGCTCCGCTGATGCTGATTACATCACCGGTCAGGTACTATCGGTCTCTGGCGGACTCACCATGGGGGGATAG
- a CDS encoding endonuclease domain-containing protein: protein MQHKYNNPILKPRRQRLRIKQSDAEEILWEQLRNRQILNTKFYRQYSVGPYILDFFSPACRLAVELDGAHHQIEEVRKIDEERSLFLESEDIKVIRFWNQEVLKNIEDVLTKIRKVFSSLCTRPLS from the coding sequence ATACAGCACAAGTACAACAATCCGATCCTGAAACCACGACGCCAGAGGCTGCGGATTAAGCAGTCAGATGCTGAAGAAATTCTATGGGAGCAATTGAGAAATCGGCAAATTCTCAACACAAAATTTTATCGGCAATATAGCGTCGGTCCCTACATACTTGATTTCTTCTCTCCTGCCTGCCGCCTTGCTGTTGAACTGGATGGTGCCCATCATCAAATTGAAGAAGTCCGAAAGATTGATGAGGAAAGATCACTGTTTCTAGAATCAGAGGATATTAAAGTAATACGATTTTGGAACCAAGAAGTACTGAAAAATATTGAAGACGTTCTGACAAAAATACGCAAGGTTTTCTCCTCTCTGTGCACGAGGCCCCTCTCTTAG
- a CDS encoding response regulator — protein MGLFPSNDATILYVDDQPSHRLLFEHAFRGDWLVLTAPSAEEGLQILQEHAIFLVVADLSMPKISGIDFLSEVQKVSPQTVRAVLSAYSSAPLKEEAKRKAGVTAFFEKPWDKQRIRHFIDESYARLLTNEPQQEKQPEDLNSLIQKKTVPLSIVSQLPQKAEGEVDARGAKRIFLSYCEPPLRKEEVAIIRRAAKESWCRAVIASIQGDHDSLEKALFELMKE, from the coding sequence GTGGGCCTTTTCCCTTCCAACGACGCCACAATCCTGTACGTCGATGACCAGCCGTCGCACCGCCTCCTCTTCGAACATGCCTTCCGGGGAGACTGGCTCGTCCTGACCGCCCCCTCAGCGGAGGAGGGTCTTCAGATCCTCCAGGAACATGCAATTTTTCTTGTAGTGGCCGACCTCAGTATGCCGAAGATCTCCGGTATCGACTTTTTGTCGGAGGTCCAGAAGGTCTCTCCCCAAACGGTCCGTGCCGTTCTCTCCGCCTATTCGAGTGCCCCCTTAAAGGAGGAGGCAAAACGGAAGGCTGGTGTTACCGCATTTTTTGAAAAACCATGGGACAAACAGAGGATCCGTCATTTTATCGATGAATCCTATGCCCGCCTGCTGACCAATGAGCCCCAACAGGAGAAACAGCCGGAAGACCTCAACTCCCTGATTCAGAAGAAAACCGTACCGCTCTCCATCGTGAGTCAACTCCCCCAAAAGGCAGAAGGGGAGGTCGATGCGAGGGGGGCCAAGCGAATCTTTCTCTCCTACTGTGAGCCGCCTCTTCGGAAGGAGGAGGTAGCGATCATCCGACGCGCGGCCAAGGAATCCTGGTGCCGTGCCGTCATCGCCTCCATTCAGGGAGATCACGACTCCCTAGAAAAGGCGCTGTTCGAGCTCATGAAGGAATAA